From a single Ursus arctos isolate Adak ecotype North America unplaced genomic scaffold, UrsArc2.0 scaffold_34, whole genome shotgun sequence genomic region:
- the SNAP29 gene encoding synaptosomal-associated protein 29 isoform X2, whose product MSAYPKSYNPFDDDAEDEGPRPTLWKDDRDLPDGPGAPVDRQQYLRQEVMRRAQAAVASSDRSLSLVYESERVGVASAEELDRQRGVLERTEKMVDKMDQDLKTSQKHINSIKSMFGGFVNYFRSKPAETPPEQNGTLTSQANSRLKEAISTSKAQEAQYQASHPNLRKLNDSDPIAGGAGPAVSTEAYPKNPHLRACHQKIDSNLDELSMGLGRLKDIALGMQMEIEEQDDILDRLTTKVDKLDVNIKSTERKVRQL is encoded by the exons ATGTCGGCCTACCCCAAAAGCTACAATCCATTCGACGACGATGCGGAGGATGAGGGTCCCCGGCCGACGCTGTGGAAGGACGACCGCGACCTCCCTGATGGACCCGGCGCGCCCGTGGACAGGCAGCAGTACCTGCGGCAGGAGGTGATGCGCAGGGCCCAGGCCGCGGTCGCCAGCTCCGACAGGTCCCTGTCCCTCGTATACGAGTCCGAGAGGGTCGGCGTCGCCTCTGCCGAG GAGCTCGATCGTCAGCGAGGCGTCTTAGAACGTACAGAGAAGATGGTGGACAAGATGGATCAAGATTTGAAGACCAGCCAGAAGCACATCAACAGCATAAAGAGCATGTTTGGGGGCTTTGTCAATTACTTCAGATCCAAACCCGCAGAGACGCCACCTGAGCAGAACGGCACCCTCACGTCCCAGGCCAATAGCAG ATTGAAAGAAGCCATAAGTACCAGCAAAGCGCAGGAGGCACAGTACCAGGCCAGCCACCCGAACCTCAGGAAGCTGAATGACTCAG ACCCCATCGCTGGAGGGGCCGGTCCTGCCGTGAGTACCGAGGCTTACCCCAAGAACCCACACCTTCGAGCCTGTCACCAGAAGATCGACAGTAATCTAG ATGAACTATCTATGGGACTAGGCCGGCTGAAGGACATAGCCCTGGGGATGCAGATGGAAATCGAGGAGCAAGATGACATTCTTGACCGCCTCACAACCAAAGTGGACAAGTTAGATGTCAATATAAAGagcacagaaagaaaagttaGGCAACTTTAA
- the SNAP29 gene encoding synaptosomal-associated protein 29 isoform X1: MSAYPKSYNPFDDDAEDEGPRPTLWKDDRDLPDGPGAPVDRQQYLRQEVMRRAQAAVASSDRSLSLVYESERVGVASAEELDRQRGVLERTEKMVDKMDQDLKTSQKHINSIKSMFGGFVNYFRSKPAETPPEQNGTLTSQANSRLKEAISTSKAQEAQYQASHPNLRKLNDSDPIAGGAGPAVSTEAYPKNPHLRACHQKIDSNLGKTEATPASAGHLPRTLVFLTAHTGPNQYPSSQQFLGTKPWCLPLPPHMSNPAWSWLSHPSLSGVCPLLSIPTSDLGCDRAGTRSP, from the exons ATGTCGGCCTACCCCAAAAGCTACAATCCATTCGACGACGATGCGGAGGATGAGGGTCCCCGGCCGACGCTGTGGAAGGACGACCGCGACCTCCCTGATGGACCCGGCGCGCCCGTGGACAGGCAGCAGTACCTGCGGCAGGAGGTGATGCGCAGGGCCCAGGCCGCGGTCGCCAGCTCCGACAGGTCCCTGTCCCTCGTATACGAGTCCGAGAGGGTCGGCGTCGCCTCTGCCGAG GAGCTCGATCGTCAGCGAGGCGTCTTAGAACGTACAGAGAAGATGGTGGACAAGATGGATCAAGATTTGAAGACCAGCCAGAAGCACATCAACAGCATAAAGAGCATGTTTGGGGGCTTTGTCAATTACTTCAGATCCAAACCCGCAGAGACGCCACCTGAGCAGAACGGCACCCTCACGTCCCAGGCCAATAGCAG ATTGAAAGAAGCCATAAGTACCAGCAAAGCGCAGGAGGCACAGTACCAGGCCAGCCACCCGAACCTCAGGAAGCTGAATGACTCAG ACCCCATCGCTGGAGGGGCCGGTCCTGCCGTGAGTACCGAGGCTTACCCCAAGAACCCACACCTTCGAGCCTGTCACCAGAAGATCGACAGTAATCTAGGTAAGACTGAAGCTACGCCAGCCTCTGCAGGTCACCTACCCAGGACGCTTGTGTTCCTCACAGCCCACACTGGGCCCAACCAGTACCCCAGTAGCCAGCAGTTTCTCGGGACCAAACCGtggtgtctgcctctccctccccacatgTCAAATCCAGCATGGTCATGGCTGTCTCACCCTTCTCTCTCTGGAGTCTGTCCACTTCTGTCCATCCCCACCTCTGATCTGGGCTGTGACAGAGCAGGGACCAGGAGTCCCTGA